One window of the Camarhynchus parvulus chromosome 2, STF_HiC, whole genome shotgun sequence genome contains the following:
- the MRPL53 gene encoding 39S ribosomal protein L53, mitochondrial — translation MASKVSLVLRPVKSIVVRFCPFEPNVESTRKFLQSIYHKKIQATNTNCEVTADVRHDGSEPVVDVTFADGDRLIMKGAHLTTGEMLTALASRCNAKDLKEEQKSKKKNP, via the exons ATGGCGTCCAAGGTGAGCCTGGTGCTGCGGCCAGTGAAGAGTATCGTGGTCCGGTTCTGCCCCTTCGAGCCCAACGTGGAGAGCACCAG aaaatttctccaaagtatctaccataaaaaaatccaagctaCTAATACAAACTGTGAAGTGACTGCTGATGTGAGACATGATGGATCTGAACCAGTTGTAGATGTTACATTTG CTGATGGAGATCGACTGATAATGAAGGGAGCCCACTTGACGACAGGGGAAATGTTAACAGCATTGGCATCCAGATGTAACGCAAAAGACctgaaggaagaacagaaaagcaagaagaagaATCCCTGA